A part of Arachis hypogaea cultivar Tifrunner chromosome 12, arahy.Tifrunner.gnm2.J5K5, whole genome shotgun sequence genomic DNA contains:
- the LOC114924902 gene encoding uncharacterized protein, whose protein sequence is MVYEYEVRYQRLRERGEAYITWLNRIPREQYALAFDGGYRWGHMTTNLVEYINSVLKGARNLPITALVKVTFYRLNELFTRKRAEAKPRITAGHVFSELVTSKLHVNQLASGNIQVNCFDRQNEVFEVHEMPSGVEYAVDLRRQRRDCGEFQVDRIPCKHVFTHCANQRLDWQVYVHEVYKMDQLRRLYRARFRPLGNPTTWPAYNGPRFVPNPYLRIVAKGRLRMTRFLNDMDTRMLRRPRICKQYGAKGHSRSRCRQASGAGAGNNAQ, encoded by the coding sequence ATGGTCTACGAGTACGAAGTGCGTTACCAACGTTTACGAGAACGGGGCGAGGCATACATAACCTGGCTAAACCGAATCCCCCGCGAACAGTATGCATTGGCATTTGACGGTGGTTACCGATGGGGTCACATGACTACGAACCTCGTGGAATACATTAACTCAGTATTGAAGGGTGCGCGCAATCTCCCCATCACTGCACTTGTGAAAGTAACTTTCTACAGACTTAACGAGCTGTTCACGCGGAAAAGAGCCGAGGCGAAGCCTCGTATTACTGCCGGCCATGTTTTTTCTGAGCTTGTGACCTCCAAGTTGCATGTAAATCAACTTGCATCAGGAAACATCCAGGTGAATTGCTTCGACAGGCAGAATGAGGTCTTTGAAGTGCATGAGATGCCAAGTGGAGTGGAGTATGCTGTCGACCTCCGTCGACAACGACGTGACTGCGGTGAGTTCCAGGTGGACCGAATTCCTTGTAAACATGTGTTTACACATTGCGCAAATCAACGACTAGATTGGCAGGTTTATGTTCATGAGGTGTATAAGATGGACCAACTTCGTCGGCTTTACCGAGCCAGGTTTAGGCCACTGGGGAATCCTACTACATGGCCTGCTTACAACGGGCCTCGATTCGTACCGAATCCGTACCTGAGAATAGTTGCCAAAGGTCGTCTAAGGATGACGCGCTTCTTGAACGATATGGACACGCGAATGTTACGTCGTCCTAGGATTTGTAAGCAATATGGGGCTAAGGGACACAGCCGTAGTAGATGCCGTCAAGCAAGTGGTGCGGGTGCCGGCAATAATGCTCAGTAG